The Lasioglossum baleicum unplaced genomic scaffold, iyLasBale1 scaffold0021, whole genome shotgun sequence genome contains a region encoding:
- the LOC143219090 gene encoding cytoplasmic dynein 2 intermediate chain 1 isoform X3, with amino-acid sequence MSNKGAIRKVSTTKDALQSNSKSKSKASLSSKESESLERVDLKLDKKPERIGNSSKPSRSLQNVQSSKSSMRQTVRSSQNKPVRESLPSAAKLSTSSPKISVTSKMTSDPARRSSSTTIKHSRSSTGRTQSNYSEKRGSSTIYVPPSLSTKLSSKSVNKDTKFLPREEEKAKTNSNRTGESKSRSKSRQRKLSRTLSPSEIKMLHSATSRPDSTQRSQSKKKPPDTYQMDNEDDYEDDFEDYESDFQECTDSESSEVAEETSTHSNSPLNPIEMHTVKQPKVVNSADQQKEEEQMHDSGHYELTEARQRAARIESIANDQKLSSLLELRQPVNKTYSEDRLGETKSLPLSDEGFEDSRSGDFTKSPPLSQISIIDFRKNKLSDKAKKSKKNAGRGDVLLEMIKLDVMEWSLLECSPIPYEEFIRNYGKLNAQQISTQTGEDNIEVETQTDKITLKNKWTQFPITCRSNLRTKKDLDLFRLDQHGVGNDIDDLDSVKSLSSASFDTVRLNDFVSRAGRVMLSLLEERRSGGNVFKNKEETAFGDGVVKLAIDSVTFLAGRAVTIIHYSNSLSKILLTIHSPVEEQEIETSNKQDYITDCCIGCVWNIAEPSMPIKLFYSCCPITACSFHLTNYNVVFAGLQDGSISLWDLKEDEMWHPKVKANELDWTIRMPTYTTTANAEIITDYSQIVAIRILSKLEEKSFERRNNQFVPIQICSLNEKGSVIIWSVLHSMGLNIDDLGLSYWGSIRLVKSQELLLPCDNVKKIIGAAAFLDMHVDRVDSNHFYIATNSSNVLHATCIGNKANPSMYKKFDTSPCGNINCIETCPFEQSFFLVGCDDGTIRLHRLNIEKPILQLRDENNTYSIKSLQWSKTKPFTIFVLDSNLRIHIWDLSYSDICPMHTLNMRKCGSINSMQLSSCKTEKDMNHQYLAFGTEAGNVEIHKLKPTFGHLKKEDYLQELNTFMRYVAIL; translated from the exons ATGTCTAACAAG GGTGCAATTAGAAAGGTTTCAACCACCAAAGATGCACTCCAATCGAACAGTAAGTCTAAATCGAAAGCTTCGTTGTCTTCTAAAGAGTCGGAGAGTTTGGAAAGAGTTGACTTGAAGTTGGACAAGAAGCCTGAAAGGATAGGAAACAGCAGCAAACCTTCTAGATCGCTGCAAAATGTACAATCGAGTAAAAGTAGTATGAGGCAAACAGTTAGGTCGTCGCAAAATAAACCTGTAAGAGAAAGTCTGCCATCTGCAGCTAAGTTAAGTACTAGTTCCCCTAAAATTTCTGTAACATCGAAAATGACGTCTGATCCTGCAAGAAGATCGAGTAGCACTACCATAAAACACAGTAGATCGTCTACTGGAAGAACACAGAGTAATTACTCGGAGAAAAGAGGATCGAGTACGATATACGTGCCGCCATCTCTTTCGACGAAACTTAGTTCTAAATCGGTCaataaagatacaaaatttctaCCGAGGGAAGAAGAGAAAGCGAAAACAAATTCTAATCGTACGGGAGAAAGTAAATCGAGATCTAAGTCCAGACAGCGTAaactctcgagaacgttgagtcctagcgaaataaaaatgttgcattCGGCTACGAGCAGACCAGATTCTACTCAAAGGAGTCAGAGTAAGAAGAAGCCACCCGACACGTATCAGATGGACAACGAAGATGATTATGAGGATGATTTTGAG GACTACGAATCCGATTTTCAAGAGTGCACAGACAGCGAGTCGAGCGAAGTTGCCGAGGAAACAAGCACTCATAGTAATTCTCCGCTGAATCCCATAGAAATGCATACTGTCAAACAA CCGAAAGTTGTTAACAGCGCCGATCAACAAAAAGAGGAGGAGCAAATGCACGATTCTGGTCATTACGAACTCACGGAAGCTCGGCAAAGAGCAGCGAGGATAGAGTCCATTGCAAACGATCAAAAACTATCTTCGCTTCTTGAATTAAGGCAACCAGTTAACAAAACTTATAG cGAAGACCGATTAGGCGAAACTAAATCGTTACCATTGTCCGACGAAGGCTTCGAAGATAGCCGGTCCGGTGATTTTACAAAGTCTCCGCCACTATCGCAAATTTCAATTATCGATTTTCGTAAAAACAAACTGTCTGACAAAGCGAAG AAGTCGAAAAAGAATGCGGGCAGAGGCGATGTATTACTGGAAATGATTAAGTTAGACGTCATGGAGTGGTCTCTGCTAGAGTGCTCACCCATACCGTACGAGGAATTTATTCGAAACTATGGAAAACTGAATGCTCAGCAA ATATCCACGCAAACTGGAGAAGACAATATAGAAGTAGAAACGCAAACAGATAAAATcacgttaaaaaataaatggacTCAATTCCCGATAACTTGTAGAAGCAATTTGCGAACTAAAAAGGACTTGGACTTGTTTCGTCTG GATCAACACGGTGTTGGCAACGACATCGACGACCTAGATTCTGTAAAGTCTTTATCATCGGCATCTTTCGATACGGTGAGATTAAACGATTTCGTAAGCCGAGCTGGAAGAGTGATGCTGTCGCTGTTGGAAGAAAGGAGATCCGGTGGGAATGTGTTCAAAAACAAAGAAGAAACAGCATTCGGCGACGGTGTCGTTAAACTTGCTATAGATTCGGTTACGTTTTTGGCTGGCAGAGCAGTGACAATAATTCATTATTCGAATAGTTTGAGTAAGATCTTGCTAACCATTCATTCTCCGGTCGAAGAG CAGGAAATTGAGACATCGAACAAGCAAGATTATATAACGGACTGTTGTATCGGTTGCGTTTGGAATATTGCTGAGCCATCGATGCCCATTAAACTATTCTACTCGTGTTGCCCCATTACAGCATGTTCTTTCCACTTAACAAATTATAATGTTGTATTTGCTGGACTGCAGGATGG ATCGATTAGCCTTTGGGATTTGAAGGAAGACGAGATGTGGCATCCTAAAGTCAAGGCCAACGAATTGGATTGGACGATACGAATGCCTACTTACACAACGACAGCGAACGCAGAAATAATTACTGATTACTCGCAAATAGTTGCAATACGAATATTATCGAAACTCGAAGAAAAATCGTTCGAAAGACGAAACAATCAATTCGTGCCTATCCAG ATATGTAGCTTAAATGAAAAAGGTTCTGTAATTATATGGAGCGTTTTACACAGCATGGGATTAAATATCGATGATTTAGGACTGTCTTATTGGGGTAGTATAAGACTCGTTAAAAGTCAAGAACTGCTTTTGCCGTGTGATAATGTTAAAAA AATAATCGGTGCAGCTGCTTTTCTTGACATGCATGTGGATCGTGTTGATAGTAACCATTTCTATATTGCCACTAACAGTAGCAACGTTTTGCATGCTACCTGCATCGGTAACAAAGCTAATCCTTCTATGtacaaaaagtttgacacta GTCCCTGCGGCAACATAAACTGTATAGAAACATGTCCATTTGAACAGTCGTTTTTCTTG GTCGGCTGCGACGATGGTACAATTCGGTTACATCGTTTGAACATTGAGAAACCAATTTTACAATTGAGAGATGAAAATAACACGTACAGTATTAAGTCTCTACAGTGGTCGAAGACAAAACCATTTACGATTTTCGTGCTCGACAGTAATTTGCG GATACACATATGGGATTTAAGTTACAGTGACATATGCCCAATGCATACGctaaatatgcgaaaatgtggATCCATCAATAGTATGCAATTGTCATCTTGCAAAACTGAGAAAGACATGAACCATCAGTATCTG GCTTTCGGAACGGAAGCGGGAAATGTAGAAATACACAAATTAAAACCAACCTTCGGTCACTTGAAGAAAGAAGATTATTTGCAAGAATTAAATACTTTTATGCGATACGTTGCGATTTTATAA
- the LOC143219090 gene encoding cytoplasmic dynein 2 intermediate chain 1 isoform X6, translating to MSNKGAIRKVSTTKDALQSNSKSKSKASLSSKESESLERVDLKLDKKPERIGNSSKPSRSLQNVQSSKSSMRQTVRSSQNKPVRESLPSAAKLSTSSPKISVTSKMTSDPARRSSSTTIKHSRSSTGRTQSNYSEKRGSSTIYVPPSLSTKLSSKSVNKDTKFLPREEEKAKTNSNRTGESKSRSKSRQRKLSRTLSPSEIKMLHSATSRPDSTQRSQSKKKPPDTYQMDNEDDYEDDFEDYESDFQECTDSESSEVAEETSTHSNSPLNPIEMHTVKQPKVVNSADQQKEEEQMHDSGHYELTEARQRAARIESIANDQKLSSLLELRQPVNKTYSEDRLGETKSLPLSDEGFEDSRSGDFTKSPPLSQISIIDFRKNKLSDKAKKSKKNAGRGDVLLEMIKLDVMEWSLLECSPIPYEEFIRNYGKLNAQQISTQTGEDNIEVETQTDKITLKNKWTQFPITCRSNLRTKKDLDLFRLDQHGVGNDIDDLDSVKSLSSASFDTVRLNDFVSRAGRVMLSLLEERRSGGNVFKNKEETAFGDGVVKLAIDSVTFLAGRAVTIIHYSNSLSKILLTIHSPVEEQEIETSNKQDYITDCCIGCVWNIAEPSMPIKLFYSCCPITACSFHLTNYNVVFAGLQDGSISLWDLKEDEMWHPKVKANELDWTIRMPTYTTTANAEIITDYSQIVAIRILSKLEEKSFERRNNQFVPIQICSLNEKGSVIIWSVLHSMGLNIDDLGLSYWGSIRLVKSQELLLPCDNVKKSLRQHKLYRNMSI from the exons ATGTCTAACAAG GGTGCAATTAGAAAGGTTTCAACCACCAAAGATGCACTCCAATCGAACAGTAAGTCTAAATCGAAAGCTTCGTTGTCTTCTAAAGAGTCGGAGAGTTTGGAAAGAGTTGACTTGAAGTTGGACAAGAAGCCTGAAAGGATAGGAAACAGCAGCAAACCTTCTAGATCGCTGCAAAATGTACAATCGAGTAAAAGTAGTATGAGGCAAACAGTTAGGTCGTCGCAAAATAAACCTGTAAGAGAAAGTCTGCCATCTGCAGCTAAGTTAAGTACTAGTTCCCCTAAAATTTCTGTAACATCGAAAATGACGTCTGATCCTGCAAGAAGATCGAGTAGCACTACCATAAAACACAGTAGATCGTCTACTGGAAGAACACAGAGTAATTACTCGGAGAAAAGAGGATCGAGTACGATATACGTGCCGCCATCTCTTTCGACGAAACTTAGTTCTAAATCGGTCaataaagatacaaaatttctaCCGAGGGAAGAAGAGAAAGCGAAAACAAATTCTAATCGTACGGGAGAAAGTAAATCGAGATCTAAGTCCAGACAGCGTAaactctcgagaacgttgagtcctagcgaaataaaaatgttgcattCGGCTACGAGCAGACCAGATTCTACTCAAAGGAGTCAGAGTAAGAAGAAGCCACCCGACACGTATCAGATGGACAACGAAGATGATTATGAGGATGATTTTGAG GACTACGAATCCGATTTTCAAGAGTGCACAGACAGCGAGTCGAGCGAAGTTGCCGAGGAAACAAGCACTCATAGTAATTCTCCGCTGAATCCCATAGAAATGCATACTGTCAAACAA CCGAAAGTTGTTAACAGCGCCGATCAACAAAAAGAGGAGGAGCAAATGCACGATTCTGGTCATTACGAACTCACGGAAGCTCGGCAAAGAGCAGCGAGGATAGAGTCCATTGCAAACGATCAAAAACTATCTTCGCTTCTTGAATTAAGGCAACCAGTTAACAAAACTTATAG cGAAGACCGATTAGGCGAAACTAAATCGTTACCATTGTCCGACGAAGGCTTCGAAGATAGCCGGTCCGGTGATTTTACAAAGTCTCCGCCACTATCGCAAATTTCAATTATCGATTTTCGTAAAAACAAACTGTCTGACAAAGCGAAG AAGTCGAAAAAGAATGCGGGCAGAGGCGATGTATTACTGGAAATGATTAAGTTAGACGTCATGGAGTGGTCTCTGCTAGAGTGCTCACCCATACCGTACGAGGAATTTATTCGAAACTATGGAAAACTGAATGCTCAGCAA ATATCCACGCAAACTGGAGAAGACAATATAGAAGTAGAAACGCAAACAGATAAAATcacgttaaaaaataaatggacTCAATTCCCGATAACTTGTAGAAGCAATTTGCGAACTAAAAAGGACTTGGACTTGTTTCGTCTG GATCAACACGGTGTTGGCAACGACATCGACGACCTAGATTCTGTAAAGTCTTTATCATCGGCATCTTTCGATACGGTGAGATTAAACGATTTCGTAAGCCGAGCTGGAAGAGTGATGCTGTCGCTGTTGGAAGAAAGGAGATCCGGTGGGAATGTGTTCAAAAACAAAGAAGAAACAGCATTCGGCGACGGTGTCGTTAAACTTGCTATAGATTCGGTTACGTTTTTGGCTGGCAGAGCAGTGACAATAATTCATTATTCGAATAGTTTGAGTAAGATCTTGCTAACCATTCATTCTCCGGTCGAAGAG CAGGAAATTGAGACATCGAACAAGCAAGATTATATAACGGACTGTTGTATCGGTTGCGTTTGGAATATTGCTGAGCCATCGATGCCCATTAAACTATTCTACTCGTGTTGCCCCATTACAGCATGTTCTTTCCACTTAACAAATTATAATGTTGTATTTGCTGGACTGCAGGATGG ATCGATTAGCCTTTGGGATTTGAAGGAAGACGAGATGTGGCATCCTAAAGTCAAGGCCAACGAATTGGATTGGACGATACGAATGCCTACTTACACAACGACAGCGAACGCAGAAATAATTACTGATTACTCGCAAATAGTTGCAATACGAATATTATCGAAACTCGAAGAAAAATCGTTCGAAAGACGAAACAATCAATTCGTGCCTATCCAG ATATGTAGCTTAAATGAAAAAGGTTCTGTAATTATATGGAGCGTTTTACACAGCATGGGATTAAATATCGATGATTTAGGACTGTCTTATTGGGGTAGTATAAGACTCGTTAAAAGTCAAGAACTGCTTTTGCCGTGTGATAATGTTAAAAA GTCCCTGCGGCAACATAAACTGTATAGAAACATGTCCATTTGA
- the LOC143219090 gene encoding cytoplasmic dynein 2 intermediate chain 1 isoform X5: MRQTVRSSQNKPVRESLPSAAKLSTSSPKISVTSKMTSDPARRSSSTTIKHSRSSTGRTQSNYSEKRGSSTIYVPPSLSTKLSSKSVNKDTKFLPREEEKAKTNSNRTGESKSRSKSRQRKLSRTLSPSEIKMLHSATSRPDSTQRSQSKKKPPDTYQMDNEDDYEDDFEDYESDFQECTDSESSEVAEETSTHSNSPLNPIEMHTVKQPKVVNSADQQKEEEQMHDSGHYELTEARQRAARIESIANDQKLSSLLELRQPVNKTYSEDRLGETKSLPLSDEGFEDSRSGDFTKSPPLSQISIIDFRKNKLSDKAKKSKKNAGRGDVLLEMIKLDVMEWSLLECSPIPYEEFIRNYGKLNAQQISTQTGEDNIEVETQTDKITLKNKWTQFPITCRSNLRTKKDLDLFRLDQHGVGNDIDDLDSVKSLSSASFDTVRLNDFVSRAGRVMLSLLEERRSGGNVFKNKEETAFGDGVVKLAIDSVTFLAGRAVTIIHYSNSLSKILLTIHSPVEEQEIETSNKQDYITDCCIGCVWNIAEPSMPIKLFYSCCPITACSFHLTNYNVVFAGLQDGSISLWDLKEDEMWHPKVKANELDWTIRMPTYTTTANAEIITDYSQIVAIRILSKLEEKSFERRNNQFVPIQICSLNEKGSVIIWSVLHSMGLNIDDLGLSYWGSIRLVKSQELLLPCDNVKKIIGAAAFLDMHVDRVDSNHFYIATNSSNVLHATCIGNKANPSMYKKFDTSPCGNINCIETCPFEQSFFLVGCDDGTIRLHRLNIEKPILQLRDENNTYSIKSLQWSKTKPFTIFVLDSNLRIHIWDLSYSDICPMHTLNMRKCGSINSMQLSSCKTEKDMNHQYLVCINYLYSTVSRIECTIMHILGFRNGSGKCRNTQIKTNLRSLEERRLFARIKYFYAIRCDFIIDLEIVIGNRKTY; the protein is encoded by the exons ATGAGGCAAACAGTTAGGTCGTCGCAAAATAAACCTGTAAGAGAAAGTCTGCCATCTGCAGCTAAGTTAAGTACTAGTTCCCCTAAAATTTCTGTAACATCGAAAATGACGTCTGATCCTGCAAGAAGATCGAGTAGCACTACCATAAAACACAGTAGATCGTCTACTGGAAGAACACAGAGTAATTACTCGGAGAAAAGAGGATCGAGTACGATATACGTGCCGCCATCTCTTTCGACGAAACTTAGTTCTAAATCGGTCaataaagatacaaaatttctaCCGAGGGAAGAAGAGAAAGCGAAAACAAATTCTAATCGTACGGGAGAAAGTAAATCGAGATCTAAGTCCAGACAGCGTAaactctcgagaacgttgagtcctagcgaaataaaaatgttgcattCGGCTACGAGCAGACCAGATTCTACTCAAAGGAGTCAGAGTAAGAAGAAGCCACCCGACACGTATCAGATGGACAACGAAGATGATTATGAGGATGATTTTGAG GACTACGAATCCGATTTTCAAGAGTGCACAGACAGCGAGTCGAGCGAAGTTGCCGAGGAAACAAGCACTCATAGTAATTCTCCGCTGAATCCCATAGAAATGCATACTGTCAAACAA CCGAAAGTTGTTAACAGCGCCGATCAACAAAAAGAGGAGGAGCAAATGCACGATTCTGGTCATTACGAACTCACGGAAGCTCGGCAAAGAGCAGCGAGGATAGAGTCCATTGCAAACGATCAAAAACTATCTTCGCTTCTTGAATTAAGGCAACCAGTTAACAAAACTTATAG cGAAGACCGATTAGGCGAAACTAAATCGTTACCATTGTCCGACGAAGGCTTCGAAGATAGCCGGTCCGGTGATTTTACAAAGTCTCCGCCACTATCGCAAATTTCAATTATCGATTTTCGTAAAAACAAACTGTCTGACAAAGCGAAG AAGTCGAAAAAGAATGCGGGCAGAGGCGATGTATTACTGGAAATGATTAAGTTAGACGTCATGGAGTGGTCTCTGCTAGAGTGCTCACCCATACCGTACGAGGAATTTATTCGAAACTATGGAAAACTGAATGCTCAGCAA ATATCCACGCAAACTGGAGAAGACAATATAGAAGTAGAAACGCAAACAGATAAAATcacgttaaaaaataaatggacTCAATTCCCGATAACTTGTAGAAGCAATTTGCGAACTAAAAAGGACTTGGACTTGTTTCGTCTG GATCAACACGGTGTTGGCAACGACATCGACGACCTAGATTCTGTAAAGTCTTTATCATCGGCATCTTTCGATACGGTGAGATTAAACGATTTCGTAAGCCGAGCTGGAAGAGTGATGCTGTCGCTGTTGGAAGAAAGGAGATCCGGTGGGAATGTGTTCAAAAACAAAGAAGAAACAGCATTCGGCGACGGTGTCGTTAAACTTGCTATAGATTCGGTTACGTTTTTGGCTGGCAGAGCAGTGACAATAATTCATTATTCGAATAGTTTGAGTAAGATCTTGCTAACCATTCATTCTCCGGTCGAAGAG CAGGAAATTGAGACATCGAACAAGCAAGATTATATAACGGACTGTTGTATCGGTTGCGTTTGGAATATTGCTGAGCCATCGATGCCCATTAAACTATTCTACTCGTGTTGCCCCATTACAGCATGTTCTTTCCACTTAACAAATTATAATGTTGTATTTGCTGGACTGCAGGATGG ATCGATTAGCCTTTGGGATTTGAAGGAAGACGAGATGTGGCATCCTAAAGTCAAGGCCAACGAATTGGATTGGACGATACGAATGCCTACTTACACAACGACAGCGAACGCAGAAATAATTACTGATTACTCGCAAATAGTTGCAATACGAATATTATCGAAACTCGAAGAAAAATCGTTCGAAAGACGAAACAATCAATTCGTGCCTATCCAG ATATGTAGCTTAAATGAAAAAGGTTCTGTAATTATATGGAGCGTTTTACACAGCATGGGATTAAATATCGATGATTTAGGACTGTCTTATTGGGGTAGTATAAGACTCGTTAAAAGTCAAGAACTGCTTTTGCCGTGTGATAATGTTAAAAA AATAATCGGTGCAGCTGCTTTTCTTGACATGCATGTGGATCGTGTTGATAGTAACCATTTCTATATTGCCACTAACAGTAGCAACGTTTTGCATGCTACCTGCATCGGTAACAAAGCTAATCCTTCTATGtacaaaaagtttgacacta GTCCCTGCGGCAACATAAACTGTATAGAAACATGTCCATTTGAACAGTCGTTTTTCTTG GTCGGCTGCGACGATGGTACAATTCGGTTACATCGTTTGAACATTGAGAAACCAATTTTACAATTGAGAGATGAAAATAACACGTACAGTATTAAGTCTCTACAGTGGTCGAAGACAAAACCATTTACGATTTTCGTGCTCGACAGTAATTTGCG GATACACATATGGGATTTAAGTTACAGTGACATATGCCCAATGCATACGctaaatatgcgaaaatgtggATCCATCAATAGTATGCAATTGTCATCTTGCAAAACTGAGAAAGACATGAACCATCAGTATCTGGTATGTATAAATTATCTGTACAGTACAGTTTCGCGAATAGAATGTACAATAATGCATATTTTAGGCTTTCGGAACGGAAGCGGGAAATGTAGAAATACACAAATTAAAACCAACCTTCGGTCACTTGAAGAAAGAAGATTATTTGCAAGAATTAAATACTTTTATGCGATACGTTGCGATTTTATAATCGATCTCGAGATCGTTATCGGAAATCGGAAAACATACTGA